In a genomic window of Porphyromonadaceae bacterium W3.11:
- a CDS encoding TonB-dependent receptor: MKRIYLIVLLFPLFVIGGFAQNALSIQGQLIDGDDEGAVIGATVRLLALPDSTVVKGMTSDMNGRFVFKDLKSGRYALRITSIGYDEWIQEVKLSNKSLKLGKIKMEQSATFLNEVTVTGQASNVTLKQDTIQFNSDAFRVQKGANVEDLLRRIPGMEIDDNGNISYNGEDIERVELDGRNFFSGDPRMATRNLPSDMIQNVQVVDKKSDESRLTGMNDGEKTKVLNLVVKEDKKGGIIANANAGYGTEERYKTDALVNIFDKDARYTILGNINNIDGVRRGQGDRTTRRFGGNYDNKWGEKLHLTSELYYSDNDDKKYGDNRTEQLLGGVERNIENEVYDDFNNAKRANFNTRIEWTPQEQTMFVIEPDLDWSRSEDRSASEFTTTNNDGDVINKGNALQTNLYSEYNASAVVHFRHTLNELGRNIYTRVWGNYTKGDGEGLNQSNTDFLMTGQKKVLDQRTNKDDENFYIGTNLAYLEPFNKHWALQLNYRVDYQKRDNEQMAYNKDGEDSYTILDEEYSRGTWNSNINHRFGVQMRYSFWGLSQLYVGMQANPTTTHTISKQGLTETFNQQRTVWNYSPSMILELKPNKAFSLNLRYMGRTRHPSMQQLNPATIVLSPLSQTKGNPDLLPSFVHSVWLSSFYNDVKTRRNFRINVAWNYTKDGVAAVQVFDKDTGARTTTYENVNGNQMVHGGFMVNTPLGGASSKFSSTTYGHVLYNKDIGFVNGVENTSHVFRPNLSERLSWRGDQIQATLGGSWGMQRVLNSFSEEQNRLTQDYNVFGEVIWELPWNLSVTSRLTYQDANGYDDGLKRDFWLWDASINWSFLKDKNASIELSGFDILRQRTSLQRRVTANAITDTKVNGVMSYMMLTFSYRFNNMGGNKVGASQSENQRGGRYGGRGYH, encoded by the coding sequence ATGAAAAGGATTTATTTAATTGTGTTACTTTTTCCCCTCTTTGTGATAGGGGGATTTGCTCAAAATGCTCTTTCTATTCAAGGGCAGTTGATAGATGGAGATGATGAGGGTGCCGTCATCGGAGCTACGGTTCGCCTACTAGCTTTACCCGACTCGACGGTTGTCAAAGGGATGACCTCAGATATGAATGGTCGCTTTGTCTTTAAGGACCTGAAGAGTGGTAGATATGCTTTACGTATCACCTCTATTGGATATGATGAATGGATACAAGAGGTAAAGCTATCCAATAAGAGCCTTAAACTTGGGAAGATTAAGATGGAGCAATCTGCGACCTTCCTTAACGAAGTAACTGTGACAGGTCAAGCCTCGAATGTCACTCTAAAGCAAGATACGATACAGTTCAATTCTGACGCCTTTCGTGTACAGAAAGGTGCTAATGTGGAAGATCTGCTCCGTAGGATACCGGGTATGGAGATCGATGACAATGGCAATATTAGCTATAACGGAGAGGATATTGAACGAGTAGAGCTAGATGGCCGTAATTTCTTTAGTGGTGATCCACGTATGGCTACCCGCAATCTACCCTCGGATATGATTCAGAACGTGCAAGTGGTAGATAAGAAGAGTGACGAGAGTCGCCTAACCGGGATGAATGACGGAGAAAAGACCAAGGTGCTCAACTTAGTCGTTAAGGAAGATAAGAAAGGAGGTATTATAGCGAATGCTAATGCAGGCTATGGTACAGAAGAAAGATACAAAACTGATGCTCTTGTGAACATCTTCGATAAGGATGCACGATATACCATCCTAGGTAATATCAATAATATTGATGGTGTTCGTAGAGGGCAAGGCGACCGTACCACTCGCCGTTTTGGAGGAAACTATGATAATAAGTGGGGCGAAAAGCTTCACTTGACATCTGAGCTTTACTACTCTGATAATGATGATAAGAAGTATGGAGATAACCGAACAGAGCAGTTGCTTGGTGGTGTCGAGAGGAATATTGAGAATGAAGTGTACGATGACTTTAATAATGCCAAACGTGCTAACTTCAATACTCGCATAGAGTGGACTCCTCAGGAGCAAACCATGTTTGTTATAGAGCCTGACTTAGATTGGAGTAGGAGTGAAGATCGCAGTGCTTCTGAATTTACTACCACTAATAATGATGGAGACGTGATCAATAAGGGTAATGCTCTTCAGACCAATCTTTATTCAGAATACAATGCCAGTGCAGTTGTGCATTTTCGTCATACCCTTAATGAGCTTGGGCGTAACATCTATACTCGTGTTTGGGGAAATTATACTAAGGGTGATGGCGAGGGGCTCAATCAGTCTAATACTGACTTCTTGATGACTGGTCAGAAGAAAGTTTTAGACCAGAGAACCAATAAGGATGACGAAAACTTCTATATAGGTACTAACCTAGCTTATCTTGAGCCTTTCAATAAGCATTGGGCATTACAATTGAACTATAGAGTTGATTATCAAAAGCGTGATAATGAACAAATGGCATACAATAAGGATGGAGAAGATAGCTATACCATCTTAGATGAAGAGTACTCACGTGGTACATGGAATAGTAACATCAATCATCGATTTGGTGTGCAGATGAGATATAGTTTCTGGGGACTCAGTCAACTCTATGTCGGAATGCAAGCCAACCCCACTACCACGCATACTATATCCAAACAAGGACTTACGGAGACCTTTAATCAGCAACGTACGGTATGGAATTACTCTCCAAGTATGATATTAGAACTTAAGCCTAATAAGGCATTTAGTCTTAATCTAAGATATATGGGACGCACACGTCATCCTAGTATGCAGCAGCTGAACCCTGCTACCATAGTGCTATCTCCTCTTAGTCAAACAAAGGGTAATCCGGACCTACTTCCCTCTTTTGTGCATAGTGTGTGGTTAAGTTCTTTCTATAATGATGTTAAGACTAGACGAAATTTCAGGATTAATGTAGCATGGAACTATACTAAAGATGGGGTCGCAGCTGTGCAGGTGTTTGACAAAGATACCGGTGCTCGTACTACTACCTATGAGAATGTAAATGGTAATCAGATGGTTCATGGTGGTTTTATGGTAAATACACCCTTGGGTGGTGCCAGTAGCAAATTTAGCTCCACCACATATGGCCATGTCTTGTATAATAAAGATATAGGCTTTGTGAACGGTGTGGAAAATACATCTCATGTATTTCGACCTAATCTTTCTGAAAGACTCTCATGGCGAGGTGACCAGATTCAAGCTACCTTAGGTGGTTCATGGGGTATGCAAAGGGTTCTTAATAGTTTTTCCGAGGAGCAAAATAGACTTACCCAAGACTATAATGTCTTTGGGGAAGTTATATGGGAGCTGCCTTGGAATCTTTCGGTGACTAGTAGGCTAACTTATCAGGATGCTAATGGTTATGATGATGGCCTAAAACGTGATTTTTGGTTGTGGGATGCTTCTATTAATTGGTCTTTCTTGAAGGATAAGAATGCTTCTATAGAACTTAGTGGCTTTGATATCCTCCGTCAGCGAACCTCTTTGCAGCGTCGTGTTACAGCAAATGCGATCACCGATACCAAAGTGAATGGTGTAATGAGTTATATGATGCTGACTTTTAGTTATAGATTTAATAATATGGGAGGCAATAAAGTCGGTGCTTCACAGAGCGAAAATCAACGAGGAGGCCGTTATGGTGGAAGGGGATACCATTAA
- a CDS encoding HEAT repeat domain-containing protein encodes MRKFLFYVCFIVVSMTSLYAQRGFAIVIDPKSYQEAKWEVEQYATSIETLQGLKVYTIIDKWGVPDSIRAELIRLHMQKNYPIEGAVFIGDIPITMIRDAQHLTSAFKMDQRRDRKRSSVPSDRFYDDFGLKFTYLEKDEDAPYFYYSLSAESAQYLSPDIYTGRIRPTDSNGVSRYDKLRNYLKKVVAEKQNNNLLDHIFFFGGHGYISESMVARMDEKEGLYEHFPWLKQQKNGISFMDHSQEDVIKFRLMNELMRPELDYAILHHHGAWDTQYLNNIPKPKNASQAKEMIQKYGRTKIRSAKERGKNVDSVMVKLKRQFDIPSTWLENTFAEEICRNDSVEDANLDLHLSDFITYNYTPNCRVVMIDACFCGSFHKEDCIANEYIFSSGQNIVCIANTVNVLQDKWSDRFTGLFGLGMCVGDVVRFSGYLESHIIGDPTFAFAPAVEGLNINQLLATNDASGWRKWIHRSDFPELQCMAIEQLNSESLITSAELLDIFRTSSKGIVRLQALVSLSKHRDTNFIEAIKLAVDDSYEMVQRLGLRFLGQNGDERLIPSLIKIIISNNTSERSKFNAKNAISLYPEDKLLKEFDKQFNSDDICYINKEEVGHSIEKMIKSTSNKWVDETMSIVADDTSDKERKSNIRNLRNYCPHYLVPSLLSYLKVSNKPEIQVFLLEALGWQKYSYMVPQIRTCAKEMSENMDLPQAVRNEALKTYNRLK; translated from the coding sequence ATGAGAAAGTTTTTATTTTATGTTTGTTTTATAGTCGTATCAATGACTTCGCTGTATGCTCAGCGAGGTTTTGCGATTGTTATTGACCCCAAAAGTTATCAGGAAGCCAAGTGGGAGGTGGAGCAATATGCGACTTCAATAGAAACTTTACAAGGATTGAAGGTCTATACGATTATAGACAAATGGGGGGTGCCCGATTCCATTCGTGCAGAACTAATCCGATTACATATGCAGAAGAATTATCCTATTGAGGGTGCTGTGTTTATTGGAGATATTCCAATCACGATGATTAGGGATGCACAGCATCTGACAAGTGCCTTTAAGATGGATCAGAGGCGTGATCGTAAACGCTCCTCTGTTCCTTCAGATCGATTTTATGATGATTTCGGACTTAAGTTTACTTATTTAGAGAAAGATGAAGATGCTCCATATTTTTATTATTCTCTGTCAGCGGAGTCAGCACAATATTTAAGTCCTGATATATACACAGGACGTATCCGACCTACTGACAGTAATGGGGTCTCACGTTATGATAAGCTTCGTAACTATTTGAAGAAAGTAGTGGCAGAAAAGCAGAATAATAATCTGCTTGACCACATATTCTTTTTTGGTGGACACGGATATATTTCTGAATCCATGGTGGCTCGTATGGACGAAAAGGAGGGGTTGTATGAACATTTTCCTTGGTTGAAACAACAGAAAAATGGTATTTCTTTTATGGATCATAGTCAGGAAGATGTGATAAAGTTTCGTTTGATGAATGAATTGATGCGTCCTGAATTAGATTATGCTATTCTCCACCACCATGGAGCCTGGGATACTCAGTACTTGAATAACATTCCAAAACCGAAGAATGCTTCTCAGGCCAAAGAAATGATACAAAAATATGGGCGGACAAAGATACGTTCGGCTAAAGAAAGAGGGAAGAATGTTGATAGCGTGATGGTGAAGCTTAAGAGACAATTTGATATTCCGTCTACATGGTTAGAAAACACATTTGCCGAAGAGATTTGTAGAAATGATTCAGTTGAAGATGCTAATTTAGATTTGCATTTGTCCGATTTTATAACATATAATTATACGCCCAATTGTCGTGTGGTGATGATTGATGCTTGTTTTTGTGGATCCTTTCACAAGGAGGATTGCATTGCCAACGAGTACATATTCAGCTCGGGGCAAAATATAGTGTGTATTGCTAATACGGTGAATGTTCTGCAGGATAAGTGGAGTGATCGCTTCACAGGATTATTTGGATTGGGTATGTGTGTAGGAGATGTGGTGCGTTTCTCGGGATATCTAGAATCTCATATTATTGGAGATCCCACTTTTGCATTTGCACCAGCGGTAGAGGGTTTGAATATTAATCAGCTTTTGGCTACTAATGATGCCTCAGGTTGGAGAAAATGGATACATCGCAGTGACTTTCCTGAATTGCAGTGTATGGCTATCGAACAACTGAATTCAGAGAGTCTCATTACATCCGCTGAGTTATTGGATATATTTCGGACATCATCTAAGGGCATAGTACGATTACAGGCACTTGTGTCTTTGTCAAAACATAGGGATACTAACTTTATTGAAGCGATAAAGTTAGCCGTTGATGATAGTTATGAAATGGTTCAGCGTTTGGGTCTCCGATTTTTAGGTCAAAATGGTGATGAACGTCTGATTCCGTCTCTTATAAAAATCATTATCTCTAATAATACATCCGAACGCTCTAAATTCAATGCAAAGAATGCGATATCTTTATATCCAGAAGATAAACTATTGAAAGAGTTCGATAAACAATTTAATAGTGATGACATCTGCTATATCAACAAGGAAGAGGTAGGACATAGCATAGAAAAAATGATTAAGTCAACTTCTAATAAATGGGTAGATGAAACAATGTCGATTGTTGCTGATGATACTTCAGACAAAGAACGAAAATCAAACATCCGTAATCTGCGCAATTATTGTCCTCATTATTTGGTTCCAAGCTTACTTTCTTATTTAAAGGTATCAAATAAACCAGAGATACAAGTTTTCTTGCTCGAGGCACTTGGTTGGCAGAAATATTCATATATGGTCCCTCAAATAAGGACCTGTGCAAAGGAGATGAGTGAGAATATGGATCTACCTCAAGCAGTTCGTAATGAAGCCTTAAAAACTTACAATAGATTAAAGTGA
- a CDS encoding DUF4876 domain-containing protein, with product MKKYTIILVLIALTFVSCHQFREVNEAENVTPLSVSVKLKMSIENLAMTESFLVKFDNYSEGLHLEKEFSNDEVHMDDIVPGIYTINVSGVAIDQEGSEYYLNGNLVNVALFDNEASIELLLQGLKISPLVFKEIYYAGSRTPLNAVYFRDQFYEIYNNSSETLYLDGIYFANLTPGKAKTTLPLWPEEDGHDYVYAERVWRFPGNGTDYPLKSGESCVISQFAANHKLEQYNPNSPVDCSSSEFEFNMNNPNFPDQPAIDMVHVFYNGKSELGRIPQYLTSVFGGAYVMFKVPHGDTWDPVNDPAMKTIDLSKPNRKTYYAKIPIKYVLDAVEAINNESMVNAKRVPAVLDAGLTYVGSTYCSLGVARKPNKDKNGDFLRRENGALIFQDNNNSTEDFEKQVHPELRRYKTGMPSWNHSK from the coding sequence ATGAAAAAATATACGATTATTCTTGTTTTGATAGCACTCACATTCGTGTCGTGCCATCAATTTCGAGAGGTTAATGAAGCAGAAAACGTTACTCCTCTTAGCGTATCTGTAAAATTAAAAATGAGTATTGAAAACTTAGCAATGACTGAAAGTTTTCTTGTTAAGTTTGATAATTATAGCGAAGGGTTACATCTAGAGAAAGAGTTTAGTAATGACGAGGTGCATATGGACGATATTGTGCCAGGGATCTATACTATTAATGTTTCGGGTGTTGCAATCGATCAGGAAGGTAGTGAATACTATTTGAATGGAAATCTGGTAAATGTGGCATTGTTTGATAATGAGGCGTCTATAGAACTTTTATTACAAGGTCTTAAAATTAGCCCCTTAGTGTTCAAAGAAATCTATTATGCTGGTTCGAGGACGCCATTAAATGCCGTTTATTTCCGAGATCAATTTTACGAGATTTATAATAATTCTTCAGAGACTCTGTACTTAGATGGTATCTACTTTGCTAATCTTACACCTGGCAAGGCGAAAACCACTTTGCCACTTTGGCCTGAGGAGGATGGTCATGATTATGTTTATGCAGAACGTGTATGGCGATTCCCAGGTAATGGTACAGATTATCCCTTGAAATCTGGTGAGTCGTGTGTTATTTCTCAGTTTGCAGCTAATCATAAATTGGAGCAGTATAATCCCAATTCTCCAGTAGATTGTAGTTCTTCTGAATTTGAATTCAATATGAATAATCCTAATTTCCCAGACCAACCAGCAATTGATATGGTACATGTCTTTTATAACGGCAAGAGTGAGCTTGGAAGGATACCACAATATCTTACTTCTGTTTTTGGAGGAGCGTACGTAATGTTTAAAGTGCCACATGGAGATACGTGGGATCCTGTAAATGATCCAGCGATGAAAACAATTGACTTGAGTAAACCCAATAGAAAAACATATTATGCTAAGATTCCTATCAAATATGTTTTGGATGCCGTAGAAGCTATCAATAATGAATCCATGGTCAATGCCAAGAGAGTTCCTGCTGTTCTTGATGCTGGTCTCACGTATGTTGGTTCTACCTATTGTAGTTTGGGTGTAGCTCGTAAACCTAATAAGGATAAAAATGGTGATTTCTTGAGGAGAGAGAATGGGGCTTTGATCTTTCAAGATAATAATAATAGTACAGAGGATTTCGAAAAACAGGTTCATCCGGAATTAAGAAGATACAAGACAGGAATGCCTTCATGGAATCACAGTAAATAG
- a CDS encoding TonB-dependent receptor plug domain-containing protein: MKFNSIFDRRELPVLLFLIGLWLTPIANAQSPNKVDVYGTIYELDGNDLLPLGFAAVSFPDYAIGTTTKNDGSYLLKNVPVGKARIRVQFLGKLQIDAVIDVQDKMDPIDFTMKNEDFKIKEIIVTAQRNQAGKSTSSKIARTAIDHIQATSLFDLMALIPGGLSSEPNLDNNRQINIRQVSDASKVANFNALGTAIIKDGAPVSNNSNLQAMNPTVNGMAEALSGGASPTGGLDVRSIGTENIESIEIIRGIPSVEYGDLTSGAVIINAKAGREPLRINAKANPKVYQASLTTGFALGVKNGALNLSGDYAYNTSNPTQSYRHYQRASARVMYSNVLFNNKLRSNTSISFIYGKDQRDRNPDDEITQTISRGEDRGGTLNSNGSWSIDKGWLKNIRYVVSGTYTSKNSYYQQVYSSANAPYSMTTTDGAILSNVPGRHVHDADGNEITHFGSEDMQNYAIYLPSSYLGHYNIDSKEVNFYAKLVATFFKKTGVVNNRIMSGIDFRSDGNLGEGKTYNSSTPPYRNLSENNASFRPRSYRDIPFIHQFGVFVEDNLNWRIGSRMLKIQAGVRYDYASVVKGIFSPRVNASFDIIPDLFTIRGGYGITAKMPTLLYLYPENAYFEYVNINELANENIAEDERLFITTTKVHNVENKSLKIARNYKAEVGFDLSIGNLSLAVTAFSEHLKDGYSLNETFHTFKPFMYHEYGRDENNQLVMTGSYPVLSKYYKPTNNLFINTKGIEFDLNVGRVDAIRTSFLLNGAWMRTESGNSAYNFYDNSGSGASQRKHVAIYEPKNAISYNQRFSTALRATHNIPSIGFVVTLTAQAVWQQSDWRTFGNDSIPIGYISVEDASVHMFESDQYTTPEALTEAGYGYMLQNVSHSDAIKESYPPYFCFNVNITKEISDKFRVSFFANNMFRSYPRIESKRFPGNYITMNNRFYFGLELALTL; the protein is encoded by the coding sequence ATGAAATTTAATTCAATATTTGATCGAAGAGAACTGCCTGTTTTGCTCTTCCTCATAGGTTTATGGCTGACACCTATAGCTAATGCTCAGTCACCAAATAAAGTAGATGTCTATGGTACAATTTATGAGTTGGATGGGAATGATTTGTTGCCTCTAGGTTTTGCTGCTGTTTCATTTCCCGACTATGCTATTGGCACGACTACTAAGAATGATGGTAGTTATCTCCTCAAAAACGTGCCAGTAGGAAAAGCAAGAATAAGGGTGCAGTTTTTGGGAAAACTACAGATCGATGCCGTCATTGACGTTCAGGATAAGATGGATCCGATAGACTTTACTATGAAGAATGAAGATTTCAAGATCAAGGAAATTATTGTCACGGCTCAGAGAAACCAGGCAGGAAAATCCACGTCCTCAAAGATAGCACGAACAGCTATTGATCATATACAGGCTACTAGTTTGTTCGACTTGATGGCTTTGATACCTGGAGGACTGTCTTCCGAACCAAATCTTGATAATAATAGACAGATTAATATACGCCAAGTATCTGATGCCAGCAAAGTGGCTAATTTTAATGCTTTAGGTACTGCTATTATTAAAGATGGAGCTCCCGTTTCAAATAATTCTAATTTGCAGGCTATGAACCCAACTGTCAATGGTATGGCTGAAGCTTTATCAGGTGGAGCTTCTCCTACTGGAGGGCTGGATGTACGTAGTATTGGTACAGAAAATATAGAGTCTATTGAGATTATACGAGGAATACCATCCGTTGAATATGGTGACCTTACCTCTGGAGCTGTTATCATCAATGCGAAGGCTGGACGTGAGCCCTTACGTATTAATGCAAAGGCTAATCCCAAAGTGTATCAAGCCTCTCTAACAACCGGTTTTGCATTAGGTGTAAAAAATGGAGCACTGAACTTAAGTGGTGATTATGCGTACAATACCTCTAATCCAACACAGTCTTATCGCCATTACCAAAGGGCTTCAGCTAGAGTGATGTACTCTAATGTACTCTTTAATAATAAATTACGTAGTAATACTTCAATTAGTTTTATATATGGAAAGGACCAAAGAGATAGGAACCCTGATGATGAGATTACGCAGACAATCTCTCGTGGTGAGGATAGAGGGGGAACTCTTAACTCTAATGGTTCATGGAGCATTGATAAAGGCTGGTTGAAGAATATTCGTTATGTCGTTTCTGGTACTTATACTAGTAAAAATAGCTACTATCAGCAGGTGTACTCTTCCGCTAACGCACCATATTCCATGACTACTACAGATGGAGCTATTCTTTCAAATGTTCCTGGTCGGCATGTCCATGATGCCGATGGAAATGAAATTACCCATTTTGGCAGTGAGGATATGCAGAATTATGCCATCTACCTTCCGAGTAGCTATTTGGGACACTATAATATAGATAGCAAGGAGGTGAATTTTTATGCCAAGCTAGTTGCTACATTCTTCAAAAAAACAGGAGTTGTCAATAATAGGATAATGAGCGGAATCGATTTTAGATCCGATGGAAATTTAGGTGAAGGGAAAACCTATAATTCTTCTACTCCGCCTTACAGAAATTTGAGCGAGAATAATGCTAGTTTCCGTCCTCGTTCATACAGAGATATTCCTTTTATTCATCAGTTTGGCGTTTTTGTAGAAGATAATTTGAACTGGAGAATCGGCTCAAGAATGCTAAAAATTCAAGCGGGTGTCCGTTATGACTATGCCTCTGTGGTAAAAGGCATATTCTCACCTCGTGTCAATGCGTCTTTTGATATTATTCCGGATTTATTTACTATTCGTGGAGGATATGGTATTACTGCAAAAATGCCTACTTTGCTTTATTTGTATCCAGAAAATGCTTATTTTGAATATGTTAATATTAATGAACTTGCTAATGAGAACATTGCGGAAGACGAACGGTTGTTCATTACGACTACCAAAGTGCATAATGTAGAAAATAAAAGCTTAAAGATAGCTAGAAATTATAAAGCTGAAGTAGGGTTTGATCTATCCATTGGAAATCTAAGTTTGGCTGTAACTGCATTTTCTGAGCACTTGAAAGATGGGTATTCTCTTAATGAAACATTCCATACTTTTAAACCATTTATGTACCATGAGTATGGTCGTGATGAAAACAATCAATTGGTGATGACAGGTAGTTATCCAGTGCTTTCAAAATATTATAAACCTACCAATAACTTATTTATCAACACGAAAGGAATAGAATTTGACTTAAATGTAGGACGTGTTGATGCTATTCGTACTTCATTTTTACTGAATGGTGCATGGATGCGTACAGAAAGTGGTAATAGTGCATACAATTTCTATGATAATAGTGGAAGTGGTGCCTCGCAGCGAAAACATGTAGCCATTTATGAACCTAAGAATGCTATTAGTTACAATCAACGTTTTTCTACTGCATTACGAGCAACACACAACATTCCAAGTATTGGCTTTGTAGTGACACTGACAGCACAAGCTGTCTGGCAGCAATCAGACTGGAGAACCTTTGGAAATGATTCTATCCCTATTGGTTATATTTCAGTAGAGGACGCATCTGTACATATGTTTGAATCAGACCAATATACTACCCCTGAAGCACTTACTGAGGCTGGATATGGATATATGTTACAGAATGTCTCTCATTCAGATGCGATCAAGGAGTCTTATCCACCATATTTCTGTTTTAATGTTAATATTACGAAAGAAATTAGTGATAAATTCCGTGTTTCTTTTTTTGCTAATAATATGTTTAGAAGTTATCCAAGAATTGAATCTAAGCGTTTTCCAGGTAATTACATCACCATGAATAATCGCTTTTATTTCGGTTTGGAGTTAGCTCTTACTTTATAA
- a CDS encoding fimbrillin family protein: protein MKKIKFYVVALAILALSMTSCDKEQNAPYSEDGNVYLTVTSSATGTRVSGDQDNIWDGNEEIGLYSTDLSATNRKFINSDKGATSKFSPATEDDKIMIPAGAGSYEVSAYYPYSAEATPDAVKYDLNKVGAQPILYAEVANVSRENPTAVFSFKHLLGKLIVNIKLEEGVEISDNLSVTLKDAETMLTLNPKDGTLESADELASLTLKRVEGENTFYSFVMPKGGSQDRVLTIINGEKTYTAKINHEIKANLRHTFNVTLKGDKVDVSDGGSDIEGSEEGGSDDVSVDPETPVDPTEITLGGDLTGDAGAQVMDVPAAGDTKTLQVNVADGQAFKVSTDADWVTLKTPTLRAAVEGTSASNVGVVVAANESSEAREATVTITSEGQESVSFTIKQGGKEEETPEEIVITPAEAAINVPTEGATGTVNVEVKPAETEWTVKSSEDWLTVTKEADAIKYTAEANTGAERNATITITAGEQTATIAVTQAKKEVTPDNNNWLYPDNDLENNFSINKNIASYSATSGRNGGPAIVVDGTQGSSNGDIFTINISDDFASKGRPKSISFYLKGEGDGGICARVKPETEKYKNEGFKFGSLNGDVIPEYGQLGYGDSFNTNGSWYKVTLLLNEDVPVFSTVKGEEFIEFRFAKYKNFNVIFSDFEVAY from the coding sequence ATGAAAAAGATTAAATTTTATGTGGTCGCATTAGCGATTCTAGCTCTAAGCATGACATCATGTGATAAGGAGCAAAATGCTCCCTATTCAGAGGATGGCAACGTTTATCTAACTGTAACTTCTTCAGCGACAGGCACGCGTGTCAGTGGCGATCAAGACAATATCTGGGATGGCAACGAGGAAATCGGTCTCTACTCAACTGATTTATCAGCCACTAACCGTAAGTTTATCAATTCAGACAAAGGTGCGACATCAAAGTTCTCACCTGCTACAGAGGATGATAAGATTATGATTCCTGCTGGTGCAGGTAGTTATGAGGTATCAGCTTACTATCCATACTCTGCAGAGGCTACTCCAGATGCTGTCAAGTACGACCTAAATAAAGTAGGGGCACAGCCAATCCTTTATGCTGAGGTAGCAAACGTTTCTCGTGAAAATCCTACTGCAGTATTTAGCTTTAAGCACCTTCTTGGTAAGTTGATTGTCAACATTAAGTTAGAGGAAGGCGTAGAAATCAGTGACAATCTATCTGTCACTCTTAAGGATGCGGAAACAATGCTTACCCTTAATCCTAAAGATGGTACGCTAGAATCAGCTGATGAGCTTGCTAGCCTTACTCTTAAAAGGGTAGAAGGCGAGAATACTTTCTATTCATTCGTGATGCCAAAGGGTGGTTCTCAGGATCGCGTTCTGACTATTATCAATGGAGAGAAGACCTACACAGCTAAGATAAATCATGAAATAAAAGCGAACCTAAGACACACATTCAACGTTACTCTAAAGGGAGATAAGGTTGATGTTAGTGATGGTGGTTCTGACATAGAAGGTAGTGAAGAAGGTGGTTCAGACGATGTATCTGTAGATCCCGAAACTCCAGTTGACCCAACTGAGATTACTCTTGGTGGCGATCTTACAGGTGATGCAGGTGCTCAAGTGATGGATGTCCCAGCGGCTGGTGATACTAAGACTCTCCAAGTTAATGTAGCTGATGGACAAGCATTCAAAGTATCAACAGATGCTGATTGGGTTACTCTTAAGACTCCTACACTTCGTGCAGCAGTAGAGGGCACAAGTGCATCTAACGTTGGTGTTGTTGTTGCTGCTAATGAGTCTTCAGAGGCTCGTGAAGCAACCGTGACAATTACTTCTGAAGGTCAAGAGTCAGTTTCCTTTACCATCAAGCAAGGAGGCAAGGAAGAAGAGACACCAGAGGAGATTGTAATTACACCTGCTGAGGCTGCTATTAATGTTCCAACTGAAGGTGCTACTGGAACTGTAAATGTAGAAGTTAAACCTGCAGAAACTGAGTGGACTGTTAAATCCAGCGAAGATTGGCTAACCGTTACTAAAGAAGCAGATGCTATTAAATATACAGCCGAAGCGAATACTGGTGCTGAGCGTAATGCTACGATTACGATCACTGCTGGTGAGCAAACTGCTACAATCGCTGTGACTCAAGCTAAGAAAGAAGTTACACCAGACAATAACAATTGGTTGTATCCAGATAATGATTTAGAAAATAATTTTTCTATTAATAAAAATATCGCTTCATATAGTGCAACCTCTGGTCGTAATGGTGGTCCTGCAATAGTAGTAGACGGTACACAAGGATCATCCAATGGAGATATTTTTACCATTAATATCTCAGATGATTTTGCATCTAAAGGAAGACCTAAGTCTATTTCATTTTATTTGAAAGGAGAAGGTGATGGAGGTATATGTGCGAGAGTAAAACCTGAGACTGAAAAGTACAAAAATGAAGGTTTTAAATTCGGTTCTCTTAATGGGGATGTTATACCCGAATATGGCCAACTAGGATATGGAGATTCATTTAATACTAATGGTAGTTGGTACAAAGTTACTTTATTATTGAATGAAGACGTTCCAGTATTCTCAACAGTTAAAGGAGAAGAATTTATTGAATTCCGTTTTGCGAAGTACAAAAATTTTAATGTCATCTTTTCTGATTTTGAAGTTGCCTATTAA